The Anas acuta chromosome 2, bAnaAcu1.1, whole genome shotgun sequence genome contains a region encoding:
- the BLOC1S5 gene encoding biogenesis of lysosome-related organelles complex 1 subunit 5, whose amino-acid sequence MSRAGPASPGRSGAALPLPLPLPLPLPLPLPGDRKREALSAGALLQPIIKDVGEIYSRLLDHRPVIQGEIRYFVKEFEEKRGLRELRVLENLKSTIFEANENILPKCEQSMHDNLNEVLKRLQASNNMIHRLQEREHEERKLQADKVMADEENRIAHWESFMKEQQNKQAEVDEEHRKAMERLKEQYSEMEKELAKYVSF is encoded by the exons ATGAGCAGGGCAGGCCCCGCGTCCCCCGGCCGGAGCGGGGCGGCCCTGCCcttgcccctgcccctgcccctgcccttacccctgcccctgcccggcGATAGGAAGCGGGAGGCGCTGTCTGCCGGGGCCCTGCTTCAGCCTATCATCAAGG ATGTCGGGGAAATCTATTCAAGACTGCTGGATCACAGACCAGTAATTCAGGGAGAAATACGATACTTTGTTAAAGAATTTGAA GAAAAACGTGGCCTCCGAGAACTACGAGTACTTGAAAATCTAAAGAGCACTATCtttgaagcaaatgaaaacattcttcCCAAGTGTGAGCAGTCAATGCATGACAATCTGAATGAAGTACTCAAGAGAT TGCAAGCTTCCAACAATATGATCCACAGACTCCAAGAGAGGGAACATGAAGAAAGGAAG cttcAGGCTGACAAGGTAATGGCTGATGAAGAGAATCGCATAGCCCACTGGGAGTCATTCATGAAAGAACAACAGAATAAACAAGCAGAGGTGGATGAAGAGCACAGAAAAGCTATGGAGCGCCTCAAAGAGCAGTATTCTGAGATGGAGAAGGAACTGGCCAAATACGTTTctttttaa